A stretch of DNA from Oryzomonas sagensis:
CGCCTTGTTCCCCTCTTCGAGGAACCGCCTGACGTGCTTGATCTTGAACATGAGGTCATGTTCATCGGTTTTAGGCCGCAGCTTGATCTCTTTGACCTCGACATGAACCTGTTTTTTCTTGGCTTCCTGCAGCTTTTTGCTCTGCTGGTATTTGAACTTCCCGTAGTCCATGATCCGGCAGACAGGCGGAACCGCCGTCGGAGAGACTTCCACCAGGTCGAGCTGCTGTTGTTCGGCGAGTTCCAGCGCCTTGGAAGTAGGAATGACGCCGAGCGCCTCGCCATCGGCGCCGATGACACGGATTTCCGTGGCGCGGATGGTATTGTTGATGTTCACGGTCGGTTTTGCTATGACTGCACCTCCTGAATTACCTGAAGTTCCTGCATTCTAAGGCAATGAAATCGACGAAATCGGCAGGCGTCATGGGCTGCAGGTTTTTGCCGTCGCGATAGCGTGGCGTCACGGTCCCCTGCTCCACCTCTTTGTCACCGATCACCAACATATAAGGAACCTTCTGCAACTGAGCCTCGCGAATCTTGAAACTCAGCTTTTCATTACGGAAATCCGCCTGCACCCTGACGCCGGCTGCCCTGAGAAGCGCCTGCACTTCCTGAGCGAACGCGATCTGGTTATCGGTGACGGTCAGCACGATGGCCTGAACCGGGGAGAGCCAGAGCGGGAAGCTGCCGGCAAAGTGTTCTATCAGAACGCCGATAAAACGCTCGATGGAACCGAGAATCACCCGGTGGACCATGACGGGCCGTTTTTTCTCCCCATCCGGCCCGATATAATTGAGATCAAAGCGCTCCGGAAGGGTAAAATCACACTGGATAGTAGCACACTGCCACCGCCTGTCAAGACAATCGCGCAATTTGATGTCTATCTTGGGTCCGTAGAACGCACCGTCGCCCTCGTTGATCTCGTAGGGACGGCCGGAATCCTTGAGCGCCGACAGGAGTGCGTTGGTGGCCAACTCCCAGGAGGCATCGTCACCGATGGACTTTTCCGGGCGGGTGGACAGTTCCATCTCGTACTCGAACCCGAAGATCGCCATGACGTCGCTGACAAAGGCAAGAACACCCTTGATCTCGGCATCCAGTTGCTCCGGAGTGCAGAGGATATGGGCGTCGTCCTGGGTGAAGCAGCGGACCCGCAAAAGGCCGTGCAGTACGCCGGCCCGCTCGTGGCGGTGCACCGTGCCCAGTTCGAAATAGCGCAACGGCAGGTCGCGGTAGCTGCGAAGCTGGGACTTGTAGATCATCATGTGGGCAAGGCAGTTCATCGGCTTGATGCCGAAGCTCTGCTCGTCCACCTCGGTAAAGTACATATTCTCGCGGTAGTTCTCGTAATGCCCGGAGCGCTGCCACAATTCGGTCTTGAGGATCTGGGGGCCCACCACGATGTCGTAACCGCGCTTGAGGTGTTCCTTGCGTTCGAAGTCTTCCAAAACCGTACGCAACATGGCCCCCTTGGGGTGCCAGATGGCAAAGCCTGCGCCGACCTCGTCGGAAAAGGAGAAGAGATCCAGGTCACGTCCCAGCTTGCGGTGATCGCGGCGCTTGGCCTCTTCCAGGCGATTCAGATAGGCTTCAAGCTCCTTCTTGTCCACAAAGGCCGTGCCGTAGATGCGTTGCAGCATACGGTTCTTCTCATCGCCGCGCCAATAGGCACCGGCAATGGAGAGCAGCTTGAAGGCTTTGATGCGGGAGGTGCTGGGCACGTGGGGGCCGCGGCAGAGGTCGGCAAATTCACCCTGGCTATAGACCGACACCGTTTCAACGCCTAAGTCGTTGATCAGTTCGGTCTTGTAGGGCTCACCCATTTCCTCAAACATACGGATAGCGTCAGCACTGGCCAGCACCCGACGCTCAAGCTTCAGATCGGCCGCGGCAAACTCGGACATCTTGGCCTCGATACGCTCCAAATCTTCCGGGGTAAAGGGCCGGTCCATATCGAAATCGTAGTAAAAGCCGGTCTCAATGGCCGGACCGATGGTCACCTTGGCCTGGGGAAACAACTCCTTCACCGCCTGGGCCATCAGGTGCGAGGCCGAATGACGAATAATTTCCAAGGCTTCGGGGCTTTTTTCGGTGATGATCTCCACATGCGCGCCGTCGCTCACGGGTGCGGTGAGGTCAACCAGTTCGCCATTGATCTTGCCGGCCAGGGCGGCTTTCGCAAGACCGGCTCCAATGGATGCTGCCAGATCGAAAACGTTCGCGCCTGCGGGAAGTTCCCTTACGGAACCGTCAGGAAGCGTGATATTGATACTCGCCATACCAATCTCCTGTGTACTACCGACCTTATGACATCCAAACAGAAAAGGCATCGAAACATCGATGCCCACGCTTGCAGCTTTGCTTAAGCACTGCTTCTTCTTTTAAA
This window harbors:
- the infC gene encoding translation initiation factor IF-3, with protein sequence MAKPTVNINNTIRATEIRVIGADGEALGVIPTSKALELAEQQQLDLVEVSPTAVPPVCRIMDYGKFKYQQSKKLQEAKKKQVHVEVKEIKLRPKTDEHDLMFKIKHVRRFLEEGNKAKVTLVFRGREITHMDIGRAVIERFATELQDVAVIESQPRVDGRNMYMIVAPKVKK
- the thrS gene encoding threonine--tRNA ligase — encoded protein: MASINITLPDGSVRELPAGANVFDLAASIGAGLAKAALAGKINGELVDLTAPVSDGAHVEIITEKSPEALEIIRHSASHLMAQAVKELFPQAKVTIGPAIETGFYYDFDMDRPFTPEDLERIEAKMSEFAAADLKLERRVLASADAIRMFEEMGEPYKTELINDLGVETVSVYSQGEFADLCRGPHVPSTSRIKAFKLLSIAGAYWRGDEKNRMLQRIYGTAFVDKKELEAYLNRLEEAKRRDHRKLGRDLDLFSFSDEVGAGFAIWHPKGAMLRTVLEDFERKEHLKRGYDIVVGPQILKTELWQRSGHYENYRENMYFTEVDEQSFGIKPMNCLAHMMIYKSQLRSYRDLPLRYFELGTVHRHERAGVLHGLLRVRCFTQDDAHILCTPEQLDAEIKGVLAFVSDVMAIFGFEYEMELSTRPEKSIGDDASWELATNALLSALKDSGRPYEINEGDGAFYGPKIDIKLRDCLDRRWQCATIQCDFTLPERFDLNYIGPDGEKKRPVMVHRVILGSIERFIGVLIEHFAGSFPLWLSPVQAIVLTVTDNQIAFAQEVQALLRAAGVRVQADFRNEKLSFKIREAQLQKVPYMLVIGDKEVEQGTVTPRYRDGKNLQPMTPADFVDFIALECRNFR